ACGCCCGTCAGGTCGCCGCCCTCGACGTCGAGCGGGTTGCCGACGGACGCGCCGTGTGCGAGGAAGACGGCGTCGTAGCCATCGGCGAGCAGATCGTCGACGCTGCGGTTGCCATCGTCGCCGATGTACGTGTTCTGCACAAACGTGATCGGCAGCCGCTGCAGCGCTTCGACCTTCTCATCGACGATGTGCTTTTCGAGTTTGAAGTCGGGGATGCCGTAGCGCAGGACGCCGCCGGGCTTCGGCCAGGCGTCGAAGATGGTGATGGCGTGTCCTGCGTTGCCGAGTTCCTCGGCGACGGCGAGGCCCGCCGGGCCGGCACCGACGATGGCGACGCGCTGGCCGCTGAGCGCGACGGGCGCGGGCGCCTTCGGGGCGTGCTCGCGCTGCCAGTCGGCGACCAACGCCTCCAGGCGGCCGATCGCGACGGGCTTGGCGTGCTTGCCGACGACGCAATGGCCCTCGCAGAGGCGCTCCTGCGGGCAGAGGCGGCCGCACATCTCGGGCAGGTTGTTGGTCTCGTGGAAGACGTCGGAGGCGGCGTCGGGGTCGCCGTTTTCGAGCAGCCAGAGGGCGCCGGGGATGTCGTTGCCGACGGGGCAGGCGACCTGGCACGGCGCCGCGGGGCACTGGATGCACCGCTCCGCTTCGACCTTCGCGGTCTCGATATCGAGCGGGAGGTAGACCTCGCTCCAGTTGAGGACGCGGACGTTGGGATCCTGCTTGGGGATCCGTTGTGCGGGGATCTGCAGGCGGGCCTTGCGGTCGACGGGCGGGCGTTCGCGCGATTGCGCCATTCAGTCACATCCTTGCGTGATTGTCGTCACCATCGCCGATGCAGCTTAGCAGGAATGTTTCACGTGAAACATTTGTTCGGGCGGGCGGGGCTTGGCCGTAGGCGTTGTGGTTAGGTGGAGATGACGGTATGCGGGGCGCCCGTTGCGAGGTGACGCGGGTCGCCGCGACGGGATCCTTCGCCGCGCTGACGCTTGCTCAGGATGACGGTATGCGAAGCGCCGGCTGCGGGGTGACGCGGGTCGCCGCGACGGGATCCTTCGCATTCGCTCAGGATGGCGGTATGCGGAGCGCCGGCTGCGGGATGGCGCGGGTCGCCGGGACAGGATCCTTCCGGTAGCTTGATCGTGGGATGGGCGGCGATAAGCTAGCGCTGTCGCCGAAGCAGGCGCACGATCCACGATCAAGGAGCCAGTCCCTGCACTGCCTGCGATACGCCGCTCGAATGCTCTTCTTCGGTCGGAGCGAGCGCTGATGACGACGGACTTCGGCCTTGCGCGCGGCATCGACGCGCAGACGTTCGGACAGCCTGGCCAGCGCACGTTCCGGCTGCGGATCGTCGGCGAGGACGCGCAGACGGCGTCACTCTGGCTCGAGAAGGAGCAGATCCAGGCGCTGAGCCTCGCGCTCAAGCAGATGCTCGCCCAGCTCGAGTACGACAAAGAGCCGCCGGCGGCCGACGCGGGCGACTTTCCGATCGTCGCGGACCATGACTTTCGCGTTGGCCGGATGGGCATGGGCTTCAACGCGGGGGACCGCACGGTGATCCTGTTCACGTATGAAGTGGGCGTCGAGGACGACGAGACGCCGACGTTGCGAGCGCGCTTGTCGCAGGAAGCGTGCGCATCGTTAGGGGCGCTGCTCGACGACATCATCGCCGGCGGGCGTCCGCTGTGCCCGTTGTGCGGCGTGCCGATGGAGGCCGACGGTCATGGCTGCGTGCGCGCGAACGGGCATTCGAAGCAGCCGATCCCGGATGAGGAATCGGATGAGGATGCTGGTTGACTGGTCACTGGTCACTGGTCACTGGTCACTGGTCACTGGTCGCTGGTCACTGGTCACTGGTCGCTGGTCACTGGTCACTGGTGAGTTCTAAGTTTTAAGTTTTCAGTCTTAAGTTCTGAGTCGACGGCGCCTCTACGCGTTCGTTCAACTTACCGACGCGTCGGTGACTTCTTCTTCGTGCTGCTTCGGCATGCATTTGTGGCTGTTGTGCGTCGTGTGCTTGGGAGTGTGCGGCGCAAGCTCGCCGCGTGAACTACGGGCGATCGCGGCCGGGGCACTTACCGACGGTCCGGTTCATTCTTGTTCCATCGAGCAATAAAACACGACCTCGTGCGTTACCCCGCCGCGCCAGCGGTCGTTAGACGGGTCGAGGCGCGCAGGGGCGCCGATAGTTGGGGATGCCTGGAACGGGAGTGTATTGCATGCAATGGGGTTCGTTCGGACAGAAGACGATCGCGATCGTGGCGGGGGTGACGCTCGTGTCGCTCGCGGCGGTCGGTGCGTTTGCGTCGCAGGAACTGGCGACGGTGCAGGAAGAGACGCCGACGGTCGAGGGGACTGAGACGGCGACGGCTACGGCGACGGAGACGTCGGAAGCGACCGCAACGCCGACGGAAACGCCGGAAGCGACGGAGACCGCGGAACCGACATCGACGGCGACAGGGACGCCGGAGTCGACCGCGACGGCAACGGGGACGCCGGACGACGGTGACGACGGTGACGGCGAGGGCGAGGGACAGCGCGAGATCGGCGGCATTCCGGAGGACCACCCGGTGTTCGTGCCGGACGAGGACGGCGAGTGCGAGAAGCACGAGACGCGCGTGAAGACGACGCCGAGCGGCCGCCAGGTGCGCGTGCCGTGCCACGCGGCCGGCGGTGATGACGACGGTGATGCGCGTCCTGGGCGCGGCCACAAGAAGGGCGCCGCCGGCGACGAGTAGAGGAAGCGAACAGATAGGCCTCAGACGCAAGCCTGCCAGAGGCGACGAAGGCCCCGGAGTGATCCGGGGCCTTCTCGTCGTGTCGCGCGTTGGTGCGCGTCACGCGAGATGGTGGCGTTGCTCGGGGTGGGTGTTTGTCCGCAGATGGAGCAGATGGGACGGATGGGGGTGGCGACGGGCTACGGTTAGTCAGAGGTTGGCTGTCGCGCCGTAGATCTGCGTTCAGCATGAGTTGCTAAGAGCACGGCCCTTTCGGTCGTTCGATTGAGCGGTGTTCAACCCAAGAACCTCCACCCGACGAGACAGAATCTCTCCACCCGGCGCGAGCGATGCCGGGCGATGGCGTACGCGGCGTCGCATCCGGAGCGCGTCGGGCGGCTGGTGCTGGCGAGCACGCTGGCGCGCCTTTCGCAGGAACACGCGGACGCGATGGAAGCGGCGATGG
The genomic region above belongs to Dehalococcoidia bacterium and contains:
- a CDS encoding DUF3090 family protein; protein product: MTTDFGLARGIDAQTFGQPGQRTFRLRIVGEDAQTASLWLEKEQIQALSLALKQMLAQLEYDKEPPAADAGDFPIVADHDFRVGRMGMGFNAGDRTVILFTYEVGVEDDETPTLRARLSQEACASLGALLDDIIAGGRPLCPLCGVPMEADGHGCVRANGHSKQPIPDEESDEDAG
- a CDS encoding NAD(P)-dependent oxidoreductase — protein: MAQSRERPPVDRKARLQIPAQRIPKQDPNVRVLNWSEVYLPLDIETAKVEAERCIQCPAAPCQVACPVGNDIPGALWLLENGDPDAASDVFHETNNLPEMCGRLCPQERLCEGHCVVGKHAKPVAIGRLEALVADWQREHAPKAPAPVALSGQRVAIVGAGPAGLAVAEELGNAGHAITIFDAWPKPGGVLRYGIPDFKLEKHIVDEKVEALQRLPITFVQNTYIGDDGNRSVDDLLADGYDAVFLAHGASVGNPLDVEGGDLTGVMQATEFLSRANLTKDELPEHMREAMHVGRRIVIIGGGDTSMDCARTAVRLGARKVTLVYRRTEKEMVGREEERQHAREEGVRFEFLAAPLRFLGTAAGRVRAVELTRMELGPPDESGRRRPQPVAGSEFSLEADTVVLAIGYNADADVAASATGVSYDEWGIVEVDRATGATDKPGVFAGGDNINGADLVVTAVRDARVAATAMLEYLAREVPAAAAS